One Polypterus senegalus isolate Bchr_013 chromosome 10, ASM1683550v1, whole genome shotgun sequence DNA segment encodes these proteins:
- the LOC120537676 gene encoding duodenase-1-like has product MLGMHWSAIIIVCLGLAGVFGEKIIDGREAAPHSRPYMAFLDVSSKFYKYICGGSLIRPDVILTAAHCKGKSITVILGAHYPSQNEKSKQVIPVQEMIPHEEYDDETFKNDIMLLKLKYNATITKEVKTISLPHKNQYFEAGTTCWVAGWGLNVTDGPESDVLREVKVKIQSHCDSSSQICARGTGRKGTCTGDSGGPLVCQGQGKIRTAAGIVSYANSESCEEPDRSNVYVKVSAYLKWIKSKISDRSSA; this is encoded by the exons ATGCTAGGAATGCACTGGAGTGCCATCATCATTGTCTGCCTTGGACTGGCAG GTGTCTTTGGAGAGAAGATCATTGATGGGAGAGAAGCTGCACCCCACAGCCGACCTTACATGGCCTTCTTGGATGTAAGttcaaaattttacaagtacatcTGTGGCGGGTCCCTCATTCGCCCAGATGTCATCCTGACAGCAGCTCACTGCAAAGGAAA GAGCATCACTGTGATTTTGGGGGCTCACTACCCCTCTCAAAATGAGAAATCCAAACAGGTAATACCAGTGCAGGAAATGATCCCTCATGAAGAATATGACGATGAGACCTTCAAAAATGACATCATGCTTCTGAAG ctGAAGTACAACGCTACAATCACTAAAGAAGTGAAAACAATCAGCCTTCCTCACAAAAACCAGTACTTTGAAGCTGGCACCACctgctgggtggcagggtggggACTTAATGTTACTGATGGGCCAGAGAGCGATGTGCTGAGAGAGGTGAAGGTGAAGATCCAGAGTCACTGTGATTCTTCCTCACAGATCTgtgcaagaggcactggcagGAAGGGGACCTGTACA GGAGATTCAGGAGGCCCACTAGTCTGCCAAGGACAAGGCAAAATCCGTACTGCCGCAGGAATTGTGTCTTATGCCAATAGTGAAAGCTGTGAAGAACCTGATCGGAGTAATGTGTACGTCAAGGTGTCTGCATATCTCAAATGGATTAAAAGTAAAATCAGTGATCGCTCTTCTGCTTGA